The genomic window GGGGAGAGGATGAGGGAGAGCAAACCACACTTCACAGATGGTAGTCATGTTGCTACGGGAGGATGCTCAGAATGGCACTGTTGAGGGGGTGGCATGGGAACCTACACAGAACTGAGCAGAACAACTTGTTAGTAAGTCCATCCTGTTTTTTCTAAGCTTGTAGGTGGGATAAGCGAAGTTCTCATCTCCTCTCCATGGTAGGCAAAATTAGCTTCTGATTGAGTCCTACTCATCTTCCCTCCTCATAAGAAAAGAGGAATTGCTCTATGAAATGACAATATGGTTGCATTCACCTGTGTTCTGCCTCCAGAGAGGGTCAGTAGAAGATTCCTGAGGTAGGGCAAAAGAAGATTTCACGAACAATGTAGGAGTGAACTTCCCACATGGGAGGCCTTCCTAACGTCCTTATGGGTTTGCCTATGGACAAGACGTCCCCATAATGATTTGGGTGTGAGAAAAGTGAGCATATTCTCTTTGGCCATATGGTGAAACTTTGAACTACCATTTGTCTTTGTGCTTAagaagaagtaatttttatgaGTGAGTGTTGGAGTTCTTGAACTCCATTATCAGAGTTTTTATTAGAAATCAGAGAAGGGGTTAAGCTGGTGTTAAGGAAAATAAGACTTGCTTCTCTTGCTATTCAGTATGACTGACAGCTGATTGTGAGTGATGTAGCTGATGCAGTGCTAAAACCTGTGATACCCCCCAGTTTAAGTTTTTAACAAGGGAAAAAGACTACTTTGAGGAATTTGAGGCATTCAGCTATATAGATGTACACTTGCAATGTTTTCAATATGTAGGTGATTTAGCAAATGTAGATGGCTGGTACTGTCTAGGACTTCAACTGAGAtgggaatggaaaagaaaaggtatcAAGTTGTTTCCATAATGTTGCTTATGGGTAGAGAAAAATATCTAGAAGAAtgatgagagagagagagagagtgacTTTGTTCAACCATGAATTAATTTAAGGTACAGATACCACAGAAGACTGACTTAGTGTTTGGTGTCTACGTAATATCTCTGATATTTACTGCTTGCTTTGACTTGCCAAGTAGATAACGTGGATAATTTTCTGTGGAGTTTACAGGTCGGGTGTTAAATCCACGAAGGACGTTTAGATTGGGTTGGTCCTGTCTGGATGCTTAACCCCAGCTGGTTACTGGAACGCTTCCCTTCATGTGCTGGAGAACCGTGGGGGAAGGAACACGAGGATGAAGGGGAAGCTCATCTGCCCACctgtcagaaaagcaaaattcagcAGCTGCTATGGGGAAACCCTCCTCTTGCTGAACTAGCAAAGCGACAGCAGCTGAGGAGCAAGAGGGTGCACACGGCAGGCAATGCCTTCTGTGCAGGGTGGCAGTGACAGCTGAGGTGCTGAGTTGCCCACCTCTGCATTAGCAAGGTAAGACACTGCTGGGAAACAGGAGTTTGTGCTATCTCTCTCTGAAGAGATGATTGAATTTTGCATTGAACTTATGTTGTTAACCCAGAATGTGAGTAGCTAGTGCTGGAGTTAAAGGCAAGAGGTGCTCTCATAGAGCTCCCCCATGGCTTTCAGAGCATGGATGTCAGTATTTATTTCCAGGTGGGTGTTCTGCACTGTGATTGCTGAGCAGTGATAAGCCACCAGCCCAACTCCTGAGTACAAAGATGCTCGTTTCCTAGGGAGAGGGTGATCAGACAACCCCCACCTGGCTATGTATTCAGTGTCTAGTTCAaacagctcccagccctggctggctgcctgcctcCAAGTCCAACCCGTTTGGTGCCTTTCTTTTGGATGCATCAGCCAGACGGCAGGTTCCACCGCAGTGGTCTGGCATCTGAAACTAAACAGCCCAGCATCAAGCATCTGGACATCTATCTAGATCCTCTTTGATTCGGCCCTGCATCTAGAAGGTGTGCAGagactgttttaatttttttcagcttccaaAAGAAGTCTGGTTCCAAGTAAGATGTGATCTTGCAGACTTGGGGAAGCACGTATGATTTTGGCGCCTTTCAGCTGTTAGACTCTGCTTCAATGACTGATTCCTCTGATAGTTATTTTGGTGGTCCTTCCTCTGCTAGCTCACTTCTAGgctttttttcagctgagcaTGTAAAAGGACAACATTGAAACACCTGGGGCTTTACCAACCTTGCTAGGTCTTCCATAATCTAGTAAGAGccacagctgcatttcagaaacTAAAGTGTCATGGACCATATGTTTTTTAACCACATACAAGATGACATGTACTGCATATGCCTTTGGGACAATTTTATTGCAAAAGATATAGCAACATGTATTGATGAGCTGAAAATAGCTTGTATATGTTACAGAAGGAGTTCTGCTGCTTTGAGGGAGTATACCCCCTCAAACTTTTATGAAGATTTATACATAAATTatcttgttttttaataaaacagtatttaGACACTTTAGTAGATGGCAAGTATTTCGATTGCTATGAAAGGTAAAGGTTAAGAGGAGTGTGTTCTGTGCTGATCCACTCACATTTGTTAATGGAAGGGTGTATTCTTACAAGTTCTGAGGCTTACACTTAAGTTTACAGTGTTTATGAATAGGACATCTAAGTTTTGATGAGTGTCAGATTAAACATTAAACCACTTTCAACTTTGAGATCCAACAATTTCAAGGCCATCCTGAGAAGTTAACAAAAATGCACATTGGCAACCTAGTGCCATAGTTCTTCTGTAAACTGCAAGATAAACcatttaaacaacaaaaaaccctgaagtgCCCTTTGTAAATGCTTGACACAGAAGATACCTGTGCAACTTCCCTGTGAAAGAGGGTTTGAAAGGGCACTGTCACTGCTTGAAGTTTAAGCTTTcggaagaaattaaaatgcgTATCCTAAAGCACATGCGTGGCTCTAACTGTTCCTAATGTCTCAGCCGTCTGTGCTGTGCTTTCGGCAGAGCATGAGTGAAACATTGGGGAGCCTCTGCAGAGTACGAGTCTTCCGTGCTGCAAGAGTACGGCCAGTATGGAAAACAATATGCAGTGGTAAGCtgttgcattaaaaatgaaaccacAATATTAAGAGTAGCTAAAAGTTAAGACTTAGGCTTTTTTCTCAGCTAAATTAAACCCCAAGCAAACAGCTTTTCAACAATAAATCTGGTGTCCGAACTGAAGTCCCCAGTAAATTAAGTTTATGCATTTGAGATTTGTCCAGCCAATGTAATGTCCCTTGTTGTCAGAGAAAGATGATTTCAGCAGAACGGTAGTGAGGGAGGTGGGTGAGCAGATGGGGGGCTATCAGGGGTTGCTCTGCTTCTACCTAACTCTCTATCCTTAATCTTTACTTTTTCAAGCCAAGAAGCTATTGTTGTGGAAGCGCAGCAGCACAGATTAGTGTTAAAAACACTggatacaaatacattttatgtcattgttttgctttttttggaagCTGGCAGTGCCCTGCGTCTTGCATTATTGTATTGACGATGTTCAGTTAAAGCTGGAATTGAGTATTTCTTCTAAGAGGAAGATCTGAACCTTCCCTGCGTAAAACCACTCTTTAATCCAGCATTGGCTTTGATAACCTCTTGAGAGGACTCTAGCCTGGCTTATGTTACCACAGCGGGGAGATCATGCAGAATCTGCCCTTCTCATTAGTTTATGTTATGCTTACTCCATTGGTAATTTTTGAGCTACTTCAGTCATATTTCCAAACATAATGATTTCAAAGATTGCGCTACTTCTGTTGACAGAAAGGAGTCTCCCTTACGGCAATTTACTTCAATTAATGTTTTTATGTGACTAATAAACATCCTGGGTCATGGTTATTTATTAAAACTATAAAGGGTATTAAAAGTCTGGTTTGTGATTAAGACGTGAAATTTgagttttaatttcttcccatttcctgTTAGTTCCACAAGCTTGACGCAGTGAGGCTTTGATTGCCATAAGGTGCATGAACAGGCACGTTTTTATTGGCTCTGAAACTCCATCCCTTTCCTTCGATAGCTTTGCTTAATGAGcatgttttcttaaattataCTGGATGGAAACACAACCAGCAACTGCTGCTTCCTAATTGAAGTGCAATTCTTTTGACCTTCTTAATCTGTCAGTCCTCTCCTACTGACTAGTGATACGGCTAGTTCTTCACTTAAGAAACAACCGTGTGTTTTGAATAATTCAGGGCTGTAGTAGGTTCATTTTGAAATCAATCCATAAAACAGAAGTCAGTCCCAAATTTGGGAGAGGGTGTCTGTAAATGctcaaaatgctgctttttcccaGTGTATAGTACAGAACTTCAGATAATTCCCTCTTAAATCCTGTTAATGGCTTTTGAACAGCTCTCCTCACACTAGAGACTGCTGTACGCTGTTCTGAGCTGTGGTTTAATGATAGAGTGGGCCTCAAATGCTTTTCCGATTGCAAGCAACTTAAACCCATGATTTTCTCCAAGAGTTTCCTCTGTCCTGCCATCTCTCCGGCAGTCCTGCAGGCCTTGAGCCCGCACAAGAGCGGAGCAAGTGAGCTAAGGGGACAAGACATTTCTCAAAATCAAATATTAATGCAGTGCTGTAGGAGGCTAGATTCTAGTTCCTGCATGTTGGCTGCTTTGTGGCTTTGGGGCTTTACTGGGGTTTGACAAACGGTTGTAGGGTCCCACAGTGTGACTCTTTCCTCTCGCTTGCTTTCCAGTCTCTGGGTTTGGATAAATCTCAATAAATCTCAATGCTTGAGTTTACACTAGCTGGAGCTTAACTTGCTGGCAAAACAGCTGTACAGAGAGAGAGTGCCTGCTTTTAAGAAGGTACTCAAATTTGAGTCGTGTCCCCCTGAAAAAATGTGTCGGGTATTTTGGCCCTGACCTGGGTGCTGACTGGCAGGCAGTGCCACACAGAGGTGCTTCTGCCACAGCAGCTAAGTAGCGTGGCTGCTCCCTGAAGGGACCTAGCCATTTCAGGAAGCAGGTGGTACATTTTAAGGAGCTTATGTGTGCCCAAAGGTGGGAATCAGACAAGCTGAGCTTCTCTGCTGGAAGCAGCTTTTCAAACAGGTCCAGTTATTTCCTCCATGTTTACTGCCTCTTTTGCTATCCATCCAAATCAGAGTTTCTGAAGCCtgcaaggaaaagaagaaaaaatcaacGGTCTACACAGAGCATTATCGTGCATAGGGACAGAGCTGCAATCAACTTTGCTGACTGGGAAGTGCCAGAGAAAAACACCTCCATTATTTCTTGAACTGAAGGCTGACATTACTCCTGTGGCACTTGGTGTGCCTTCAGCACGGCGCCTGAGGGTTCTGCCTTGCTTGAGTCCATCAGTTCCGTGGCTGGGAATTAAATTCTGTGCAAATGTTTTGGATGAGCTGATTAACAAAGCGGTAGAGGTTGTCAAATTCATCCACGAAGAAGGAATGCTCCTTATCGGGGTCCGTTGCGATGGCTTCCAGTTCATCTTGGGCTGCCCAAGCAACTCCGATGGAGTAAGCTATAATTCCTGGAACGAAACCTAGAGTTTAGAATGATCATAAAAGCTGTCATtgcttaaattttatttaagacCAATACTGCAAATGTAGTTGCCAGGCCACAAAAATGTGAGCAGTGAGTTGCAGTGCGCGCTCTCTCtgtataaaaatgcattttcaaattgGAGGAAAGGCCTAGTTTGTGCTTTGGAAGTACCTTTTGCCAACAGCAAAAATGTTTAAACGATAATAAAGTTCTAGTTCTGGGTTTGAACAACAGGTTCCTGAACAACTGGTTCTTGCTCCAATGCAAATGTCTTATAACTGTGTTGGAAGATGTATGATTATCATGGCTGGAAAGCCAAAGGAGCCTTCATGTGTTACTAAGACAGTAGAAATTCCCTGAGATCTCCTATGCATAGCTGCATTTTTCTACATTTATGTGAAATTTTTTGGAAGGTActcattcagattttaaatagACACTGGTTTTACTTAGAGCTCGATGAGACCCCAGGGTTAGGTGCTACTCTTCCTTCCTAAAGTTCCATCCGGTGCCTTCAAATCATAGCAAACTGCATTTCTGTGACCCGGATAAATGCTGAGGCATGTAGGAAGAGCAGCTAATGATAGAAGAGCTTACCGTTTTGGTGAGCTGCCATAGCTGGCACTCTGACATCATCGTAAGACCTGCCATCTGTAATGAGAATCATGATCTTTCTCTTGTTGGGTTTGGATTTGCTGAACAGCTGCTCAGAGGCATAGCTGATGGCTGCTCCTGTGCTTGTCCCACCACTCCAGTAACTGATCCTTTTAATAGCACTCAGCACATCCTGCTTTGTGCTGTACTTGTCGAAGCTGAACTCGAGCCTTTGCTCGTAGGTATACTGAACAGCTCCGATGCGGGTGTCAGTGTCCGAAATCTCGAACTCTTTGCTGATGTTGGCTACAAACTGGAGAACTGTGCGGAAGTTGCTGGTGCCGACGCTGCTGGAGCCGTCGATTACGAAACCGATGTCAGCTGAATTGAGGCATGTCTTGCTGCACACCAGCCGATCAGTGTCGCAGACCCGCTTCACCAGGGGCTGGACCACCTTGTGTAGGCTGAACCAGCTGGGCACATTGATGGAATAGAAACCATTTGTCCTGCACACTGCCTGCAAGACAACACAAGGATGAAGGCAATGGAAAGTCAGTCTGCCTGTTTCAGCTGGGTTATGTAGCTAAATTGTAAATACATGCTTCTGGAAAGAGCAATGCTGCAGTCTGAAGTGGTGTCTCCTCCAGTCACCATCTGCTTCCCTGGGAAATGACGTCAATGTAACATCACAGATGCTTCTGTAACAAGCCcgtttttcttgccttttttaaaaaagctgtggGATGGAGCTGATATTATAGTAgtgaaagaaaagtaataagCAAGTTTGTCACTCAAGCTTTTTTAGATAAGTTATATTGTTTGCAGATAAAGCAGCCAAATCACGGAGCTGCTGTTAGCGTGGCTCCAGTGGGCATTATATGTGTTTGCCAGGTGGCAACTTCAGTTCCCATCATTCAGGGCAACAAAGAAAGTTTTGCCTGCTGACAAACCCTACTACCTTGAACTGAAACTTGGGGCTGAAGCTGGGTTATCCTTGGCTCATACCCttctaagcagaaaaaaacccacgcAGTTTTGGTGAAAATGCAAAAAGTCTGTAAAGATTCCCCATTGTGCTGGGTCTGccaaatagtaaaaaaaataattaatttttataactGAATACATGTAGGGAGCAGATCTGTGGGAGCCTTCTATAAGGTTAATGGGAGTGAGGTGAGTGTGGGTAGGAAGTAGGGGTGGCACAGAAGAGGAAGTGGGAGAAGTCAAGTGTGTGTGGGGAGTGgtggggacaggctggatcaaacTGTCCTTGGCTTTAGCATCTTTTAAATGCTAGTGCCTCAGGTCTCTGGCTAAGAAGATTTTGTTAAGCCAGGCTTTATCTATCAATTTCGTGTGTGTGTCTGAGTGTTTTAAAAGACCAAGgcactgttttctttgtgtcttgaCTTGCATAAAGCCTAACAGCTCCAAGGGAGTTATAGTTCCCACCAGTCTGGACTCCTCACATTGTCCTGCTCTTGTTTGCTCTTACTGTCTTGCTGCTATTTTAGTGTTACGATGCAGCAGTATCAAGTCACTGTTCCCTTTTTACTTTCCTATTCTGAGCCCCCTCTACTCCCACTTCTGCTGTATCCCTGGCAGGTTTGCAGAGACTCACTGTAGCTTTGCCcttttaaacacattaaatgCAAATGAGACTACAATCCAATTAAATGCTGACCAGAGACAGCGCAGCTTTCTGGAGCAGCTCTGAAACTCATGGGAGATTATTTCATGGCAGAGCGACATGGCTCAGATGGgaatctgttttctgaaaataacagaTAACTCAACCCTGCTTCCTGAGCCCAGCCTGGTCTGGCACTTGGTAGATACCTCCTGCCATAACTGGGTGCTGTCTTGCCCTGAAGCGCTGTTGAGCAGGCAGCTACTGTTAGTGCCAAATACAAATTGTTTAAAGCTTGcgttctctttttttgctgcacGTGGCAGGGATTTACTCTTTTTCCAAGAGCTACCGTGAAGTCCATAGCAGtagaaacaaacaacagaaagatAACCTGCATCTGACCAACAGTGGAAGCAAAATGTTTGAGTTATCCAGTATAGCTGAACAACTGAGATGTGCCTGTGTTGGGAGAGTCCCAACATTTGCATGTACGGGACCTGTTTGTAAATGCAACACTGACATTAAGTTGACAGAGCTCCTCAGCCTTTGCTGAGTGGGTGACGCACAGCAGGAGGCTGGTGGAAAGCTCAGGCTGCAATTGTGCTTTGTCATGCTACTGCGTATTTGGAAAACCTCTCGTCTTGGTGCGACTGCAGGTTTGTGCCAATGTTTAGTCAGTAAAAAGCCATTTACTCCATGATGCACCTCAAACCAGAACTTTACTGACTTCATCCCCTTTCTGACTTCAGCATTGCTGCCTGGCTCTTTGTACGGGATACAGTAGTACAAAGTATAGTATATAGACAGTATAAGCAGGACAAGAAATAACCATAAGTGgtaagaaggaaagggaaatgcCCTGAATGAAACAGCTTGGAAAATGTAGTCAGAGACAAGCTTCCGGACAGATGCCAGCCCAGTTAAGTACCTTGTCCACAAAGTTTGGTTCGATAACATTCTGCTTCTCactttcagcagctgcttcaatagtgacaaagaaaatgttgatCCCTGATTCTCTGGCCAGCCTGGAGGCCTCCTCCACTTTGTCGGTTGGCCACCCATCCACCATCACTACAACCACATTGGGTGCTCCACCTCGGTTTCCATTAGCATCCGAAAAGAAGTTTTTGTTAACAAATGAAAGTGCCTTCCCTGGAATAAAAGAGGAGAAGAGGATGAATTACAGGTCTGGAAGCACTCTGTCTGATAATATCTCACAGAAATGGTAGGCAGAGGGCTGATTCAAGTGTTGGAGCCCTGCTGAGAGCTGGGGAAAGTGGTTTCTGAGGTGGTACGAGCAGGAGGGCAGGTCGCTGCTGGTGGTGCCAGTGCTTCCTGAGCCTGCCTGTGCTGAACCTCATCTGCCCCCTCCCTGTGCCACAGGGGGACTAGGGGTGACAAGCTGGGTTAGCAAGGATCCCTGATACATCAGTGGGACCTGCCCACTTGTGACAGACTCGCAGTGCCCTGGACCAATGCGGGCAGGTCATGGTGGGAGCGGTACCCCTCGCCAGCCCTGCCCTAGCGCTGAGCACCATTCAGTCACAGCCCCTGTACCCAGTGAGGAGGTGCGGGCTCGCTACATCCCAGGCTCTGGACCCCTCCCCGAGCTGAGGACATGCAAGTAGCCCCATCACTTACCAACATTGGAAAGTCCACCTTTCTGTGAGATTTTCTCAATGGCGTTTCTTAGGTCCTTGGAGTTGGCAAAAGTTTTTAAGTTAAATTCTGTGGAAGGGTCATCactaaaagaagaaatgagagcAATTGTCATTTTTTTGCTCCACCTGCAACAATACAAAAGGTGTAGGACCCGTCTGTGCTACCCAGCTCCTGAGTGCAAGCTGGAGACACGTCAGCCACAGATCTACAGCTGCCAGAATGTGCAGTCATGCCCCACAGCAATGGGAGAAGCTGCATGAGAAGCTCTTACCCGTACTGAATGATGCCCATCAGAGGACCAGTGGTGCCGATGCCAAGGGCTTGAGCCACGTTACCGAGGAACCGCTTCTGGAGCTGAAAGCGGCGTTTACCGATGCTCCAGCTCCCATCCATCAAGAAGGACAAATCAACCTTACAATCTGAGGAGAGACAcagaaacatggaaaatatttttagtccTTTCTGGTTAGCTGTGCCTCTTGTGAGGAGCAAAGGCCTAAAAAGTGACTTGACTTGCTGCACAAGCTCTACGGAAAAGCCTTCAACAAGGACGAGTCACAGCTGGGGGCTCAAGTCTGTCCTGCTCATTGGTAAACATGGTCCTTGGCATGATTTTCTCCCATACAACATCCAAGCCCAGCTGGGTGACAAAAGGGCAAGAAGCTGTCCCCAGGGGTCAGTCTGGGAGCACCACATTTTGGGGCTAGGGAGGAGAGGTCAGCCACACAGGAGCAAGCTGGCTTGTGTCCTGTGCCCTCAGAGCCGCGGCTTGGGCTCGGCCCGCTTTATTCACAGCCCAGAGGTGGTGAGAGTTTGTAAAGCCAGATGTgactggagagcagctctgtggaaagggacctgggagtcctggtggacaacaggatgaccatgagccagcaatgtgcccttgtggccaaggcggccaatggcatcctggggtgcatcaagaagagtgtggcaagcaggtcaagggaggttatcctccccctctaccctgccctgctgaggccgcatctggagtactgtgtccagttctgggctccccggttcaagaaggacagggagctgctggagagggtacagcaaagggctacaaagacgattaggggactggaacatctttcttatgaggaaaggctgagggactggggtctttttagtctggagaagagaagacttagggggggatcttattaatgcttataaatactgaaggggtgggtgccaggaggatggggccagtcttttttcagtggtgcccagtgacaggatgagaggtaacgggcacagaCTTGGAgataggaagttccatctaaacatgaggagggaCTTCTCtgctttgagggtggtagagcactggaacaagctgcccagagagattgtggagtttccttctctggagatattcaaagctcgcctggatgcattcctgtgcaatctactctaggtgaacctgctctggcgggggttggactagatgatctccagaggtcccttccaacccccatcattctgtgattctgtgaccctTGGATTTTGCGGTCTGGCCACCTGTAGAGCCCAGGCTACAGAGATTTCCTTCGTTATGATTTTGTGGGCTTAATTGGTATAATAGACGTAACAGGAACAGTTCTTCATATACTGTGTTAATGCTGCTCAGAAGGCGGGGAAGACCCACTGAATTCCCTAAATGTGTGGCGCCCGGGATGTGCTTCAGGGCAAAGGACATCGTGGGGTCTCTTCAAGGAGCTGCTGACAGCAATCCTGGCAACTCTGCGCTTCTGAATGACAATCGTTCGGCAGCTTCATTCTGGGCTGGAGCTAACGTTAGGGATGATGATTTCACTTAGTGTGTTCAAGCTGAGCGAGGGCTCTTTTTGTATGTAGCTATAAGCTTGTACCTGtgtgtgcagcagcagcagtgtgctGTTGTGTTGCCTCTCTGGGCTGAAAGCAATATTCTAGAAAAGCTATGCTTGCATCCAAACGAATGCTTCCCTCTAATTACACAGATGACCCTCATCTTCGTGCTTCTGTGAATGCTGTCTTCATCACTGCCAGCCTGCTTTTACGTCTCTGCAAGTTAGTGGTAAAACATTCATTGGTTGGACTGCGACCAGGAGTGGGATCAAAATTTGGCTTAACTAGAGCGCTAATTAACATTTTCCCCCTCTGGCGTCCGGGTCATCCCCATCTCTTGATTTCCCTCCGATGATGCCTCCTACCAATCAGACTGTCCAAAATAGTGTGTTTTAATCATTAGGTAGCCCGAAGGCTACAAAGCGCCAATTGTTCTTACTGGCTTATGCAACTGCCTCCCATCTCATTACCTTCAATTTTTTCTGCCATAGCTGTCTGTTTTTCTAGTTTTAATAATGCTGAATTATAGAAGCGTGACTGAGAACTCTGTTCGTTCACAGCAGATCGTGAGGCAAGGCCGGGAACCAACAACAAATAATACCTCAATTAATGGCCAAGTTTTCCTGAATTTCCTGTCCTTCAAAGGGAGCTAGACCATGCAGTCTATATGTGGAAAGTGGGGAGTTTGTGAGCCAGCAGGGTCCAGGCACGCAAAGATCTACATACATTTACATACAGACTTATATTTTTGGGGAGGATTCAGACAGAAGTATTTCGGTGCTGGGACATTAGTCGGACTCTGCAAGAGCACAGGCTAAAGGTGCTCTGTAAGGAGTTGTGCGCTTTCTGAGTTGCAGGGAGGCAAGATTTGAATTATAGCTTTTATGGTCCTAGAAGTATCAGCAGGATGAGAGTTTTGATTCTGGTGTGCCTTATCTCAGTTCAACTGCTGGAAACACAGCTGTGCTTGCCTGCATCTCTGCTACACTGAGCTCTACTTTCCTGCAGTGAGATTGGGTCTGTAGGGCAGatccttccccttttcttctttcccttatttctgTATCAGTTCTAGGTCTATTTGACATCtttgataggaaaaaaagtacttttaagTATTAGGAGGAGTGCCTGGGAATATATAGACATTTGGTTCAGTAGTCAATGTAAAAAACTTGGAATGCCGTTTCTGCACGAGACGGCATTCAGCTGCTGGAGGATGGGCAAGAGAGAACCCGGGTGCCGGTGGGAGGGTGAAGCCCCCTCTCCAAGGCAGCTTCCCATGAGGAGGCAGCAGACGACCCCATCTCTCCGCTCagagcttgctttctctttctcgTTCTATTCTGGGCCCCATCTAAAGATGAGTTAATGGGCAAATCTGCCTTTAATTATAAAGGGCTGTAGAAGATTTCCTTTTCAGAGCACGGGACCCTACATCTCCATCCCCGGACTAAGGGATCCTCGATGGTCCCTCTGCATCCCTTCTCTCCTTGCTGCAGCAAGTGCTGGGTCCCTTTCTCAGGTGGtttcctttcctcccacccACTGCTGTGGGAAGGGGGCCCACACTCAGCATAGCCATGGGAGTCTGCTCTAGTCAGCAGGGCTCGCTCATCTAACCCTGGCTGCAACACATTGGTTTGCTGTCCTCCACCATCAAAGTCCGTGAGTGAAGCTCTGTGCCCCAGGAACGTGGAGCTGATACTGCCCGGGAAGAGGTAGCCATGAGCAGCCACCATCTCCCTGCCCAGGTAAGCTAAATCTTGGCTGTTATTTCCTTCCCTGTAGAAGCAAAAACCAATTATGTGTATGAGATGGGTCAGTGGAGAGCGCTCATTGTTCCTCTGCAAGGGAAAAATGCATTCCTTGAGTTTCTTAGGCTTTCTTGAAAACTTAccttttgctgtttattttgaatGCATTCTAGCAACATGTAATTAATAAAATGGTATCCCTTAATtatgaaattaattctgaagTACGTACTTGGGTTCCCCTGGGAGATGGATTCCAGTGGCTTCGGATTCAATTCTTCCTTTGAACTGAAACctagagagaggaaggaaaggctCCATTGGTGTGTGCTCGGTGGCTGCCCTTGCTCTGGAAGGAAGCAGGCAATGGGGTGGCTGCAGAGTGTCCCCTGGCCTGAGGATTGACGTGGGAGTGAAATAAGGATGGGGAGCACATCCTTGGAGCTTACCTTTTTCCACCTACGTCGCTTCTAGGATAACACAAGAGTAGAGGCTTTTCTAGAAGTGCCACCAAAATCTCTTCAAACACCAACTCTGACTCCCCTTTGCGAGTCAGTCCCCTCAATGCAAGGGCCTGAGAGCAGCATGCACAAGTAGAGGGCTCCTCAGGTGCAGAGGCTGGTAGCCGTGGTGCAGGGTGATGACATCCCAGCACTTTGCCTCTGAGAGAACCGGCGCTGCCACTCCGTTGGCTCGCTGTGCTTTACAATGAGCTGCACAACGTCTGAAGCAGACGGGTGACAGATTTAGCgtgttgcttttctgtctggAGAGGAAGGCACGGGCAACAACTCACCCCACCGTGTTACAGCTGGGGAAGCAATGCAAGCCGCAGGTCCTC from Gavia stellata isolate bGavSte3 chromosome 2, bGavSte3.hap2, whole genome shotgun sequence includes these protein-coding regions:
- the VIT gene encoding vitrin isoform X2, which translates into the protein MCCLVTHPDIALLTMKATVIATFFGVFLMCTYAAKEATKKMKKAKLYVPQIDCDVKAGKIINPEFIAKCPPGCQDVKYRVYGTDIYASFSSVCNAAIHSGIIDNTGGKILVQKVAGHSGYRGSFSNGVRSLSLPRWRESFLVSEGKPRKGVTYPSTLEYSSSKSTAVKSEPKKPEQDLKATKSADTTNAPEKASEQGDAVRKEYRTSPVPTPATQMATTTPTPTTVMTDPSTTTPKPTTTPATTRTTTAAAAAKTRAGLHRVRDIGSSSVHPAYSSVIAAASRQVQAAQGRGQNTAFRGTSTSASNRNILQPSTDIQRQEPIAAFWRAAGSPAHLAMETDSWKPGLSLFDTGFSSKEELNPKPLESISQGNPNCKVDLSFLMDGSWSIGKRRFQLQKRFLGNVAQALGIGTTGPLMGIIQYGDDPSTEFNLKTFANSKDLRNAIEKISQKGGLSNVGKALSFVNKNFFSDANGNRGGAPNVVVVMVDGWPTDKVEEASRLARESGINIFFVTIEAAAESEKQNVIEPNFVDKAVCRTNGFYSINVPSWFSLHKVVQPLVKRVCDTDRLVCSKTCLNSADIGFVIDGSSSVGTSNFRTVLQFVANISKEFEISDTDTRIGAVQYTYEQRLEFSFDKYSTKQDVLSAIKRISYWSGGTSTGAAISYASEQLFSKSKPNKRKIMILITDGRSYDDVRVPAMAAHQNGIIAYSIGVAWAAQDELEAIATDPDKEHSFFVDEFDNLYRFVNQLIQNICTEFNSQPRN
- the VIT gene encoding vitrin isoform X1, whose amino-acid sequence is MKATVIATFFGVFLMCTYAAKEATKKMKKAKLYVPQIDCDVKAGKIINPEFIAKCPPGCQDVKYRVYGTDIYASFSSVCNAAIHSGIIDNTGGKILVQKVAGHSGYRGSFSNGVRSLSLPRWRESFLVSEGKPRKGVTYPSTLEYSSSKSTAVKSEPKKPEQDLKATKSADTTNAPEKASEQGDAVRKEYRTSPVPTPATQMATTTPTPTTVMTDPSTTTPKPTTTPATTRTTTAAAAAKTRAGLHRVRDIGSSSVHPAYSSVIAAASRQVQAAQGRGQNTDIQRQEPIAAFWRAAGSPAHLAMETDSWKPGLSLFDTGFSSKEELNPKPLESISQGNPNCKVDLSFLMDGSWSIGKRRFQLQKRFLGNVAQALGIGTTGPLMGIIQYGDDPSTEFNLKTFANSKDLRNAIEKISQKGGLSNVGKALSFVNKNFFSDANGNRGGAPNVVVVMVDGWPTDKVEEASRLARESGINIFFVTIEAAAESEKQNVIEPNFVDKAVCRTNGFYSINVPSWFSLHKVVQPLVKRVCDTDRLVCSKTCLNSADIGFVIDGSSSVGTSNFRTVLQFVANISKEFEISDTDTRIGAVQYTYEQRLEFSFDKYSTKQDVLSAIKRISYWSGGTSTGAAISYASEQLFSKSKPNKRKIMILITDGRSYDDVRVPAMAAHQNGIIAYSIGVAWAAQDELEAIATDPDKEHSFFVDEFDNLYRFVNQLIQNICTEFNSQPRN